TACGGAGGCGTCTCTTGCGCGACAAATCACCCGAGGCCGCCACGCGCTTCGTCCGGACGCATGAAGCCGCGCGAATGCTCAGCCTCTCCGCGCGCACGCTCGAAAAATACCGCTGTCACGGCGCCGGCCCGACGTTCCGCAAGCTCGGCGGGCGCGTCGTCTATGCGATCGAAGACCTGCAGGCCTGGGCCGATGGAGCCGCCTGCCGCTCCACGTCCGATCCGCAATATGTCGAAGCGCGCGACGCCGTCCGCGTCGACACCGGCGTGCGCATCGCCCGCCTGAACTCCCACCGCTGAGGCGACGCCGCCATGTCGCGCCGCCTCCCCGTCATCTCGAGCGAGCGAAGCCGGCTCCACCCCTTCGTCATAGCGACGGGGGACGCATCCCCCCGCGATCAGCGCGATCTCATGGAGCGGCCGTTCTTCTCGCTCGCCAAGGCGAAGCGCACGACGCCGATCCTTTACGAGGCGGCCGGCGCGCGCGTGGAAGTCTTCGCCATGCCAGAGCACGGCATGGCGACCATATGGGACGCCGACGTGCTGATCTGGGCGGCGAGCCAGATCGTCGAGGCCGAGAACCAGGGACTCACCACGTCCCGATTCCTGCGTTTCACGCCCTATCAGCTCCTCAAGGCGGTCGGACGCGCGACCGGCGCCCGCGACTACAAGCTGCTGAAGGGCGCGCTCACCCGCCTGCAAT
The sequence above is a segment of the Methylosinus trichosporium OB3b genome. Coding sequences within it:
- a CDS encoding DNA-binding protein yields the protein MLSLSARTLEKYRCHGAGPTFRKLGGRVVYAIEDLQAWADGAACRSTSDPQYVEARDAVRVDTGVRIARLNSHR